The Pecten maximus chromosome 14, xPecMax1.1, whole genome shotgun sequence genome includes a region encoding these proteins:
- the LOC117341768 gene encoding GATA zinc finger domain-containing protein 5-like, whose amino-acid sequence MTVSVRCQVVSCVELQKTESDRNTNNQTESDRNTNNQTESDRNTNNQTESDRNTNNQTESDRNTNTKTESAQKHKQPDGLGQKTQTYQTESEQKPQTTRIGVRQKHKQPDGVGPNTNNQTESDETQHNRRIRTETQTTRRSRTETQTTRREVGQKHKQPTEESDRKHKQTQTESGT is encoded by the exons ATGACTGTCAGTGTCAGATGCCAAGTAGTCAGCTGTGTGGAACTCCAGAAG aCGGAGTCggacagaaacacaaacaaccagACGGAGTCggacagaaacacaaacaaccagACGGAGtcagacagaaacacaaacaaccagACGGAGTCggacagaaacacaaacaaccagACGGAGTCGGACAGAAACACAAACACCAAGACGGAGTCGgcacagaaacacaaacaaccagACGGACTCGGAcagaaaacacaaacataccagaCGGAGTCAGAACAGAAACCACAAACAACCAGGATCGGAGtcagacagaaacacaaacaaccagACGGAGTCGGACCGAACACAAACAACCAGACGGAGTCGGACgaaacacaacacaacagacgGATTCggacagaaacacaaacaaccagACGGAGTCggacagaaacacaaacaaccagACGGGAAGTCggacagaaacacaaacaaccaACGGAAGAGTCGGAcagaaaacacaaacaaacccAGACGGAGTCGGGGACATGA
- the LOC117341769 gene encoding probable serine/threonine-protein kinase clkA, with translation MTDSGQKHKQPDGSRTEYTKHNQTTDSDRNTNNQTESDRNTNNQTESDRNTNNQTESDRNTNNQTESDRNTNNQTESDRNTNNQTESDRNTNNQTESDRNTNNQTESDRNTNNQTESDRNTNNQTESDRNTNNQTESDRNTNNQTESDRNTNNQTESDRNTNNQTESDRNTNNQTDSDRNTNNQTESDRNTNNQTESDRNTNNQTDSDRNTNNQTESDRNTNNQTESDRNTNNQTESDRNTNNQTESDRNTNNQTESDRNTNNQTESDRNTNNQTESDRNTNNQTESDRNTNNQTESDRNTNNQTESDRNTNNQTESDRNTNNQTESDRNTNNQTESDRNTNNQTDSDRNTNNQTESDRNTNNQTESDRNTNNQTESDRNTNNQTESDRNTNNQTESDRNTNNQTESDRNTNNQTDSDRSTHVNDSSQ, from the exons ATGACGGACTCAggacagaaacacaaacaaccagACGGGAGTCGGACAGAATACACAAAACATAACCAGACG ACGGACTCggacagaaacacaaacaaccagACGGAGTCggacagaaacacaaacaaccagACGGAGTCggacagaaacacaaacaaccagACGGAGTCggacagaaacacaaacaaccagACGGAGtcagacagaaacacaaacaaccagACGGAGtcagacagaaacacaaacaaccagACGGAGTCggacagaaacacaaacaaccagACGGAGtcagacagaaacacaaacaaccagACGGAGtcagacagaaacacaaacaaccagACGGAGTCggacagaaacacaaacaaccagACGGAGtcagacagaaacacaaacaaccagACGGAGTCggacagaaacacaaacaaccagACGGAGtcagacagaaacacaaacaaccagACGGAGTCggacagaaacacaaacaaccagACGGAGTCggacagaaacacaaacaaccagACGGACTCggacagaaacacaaacaaccagACGGAGTCggacagaaacacaaacaaccagACGGAGtcagacagaaacacaaacaaccagACGGACTCggacagaaacacaaacaaccagACGGAGtcagacagaaacacaaacaaccagACGGAGtcagacagaaacacaaacaaccagACGGAGTCggacagaaacacaaacaaccagACGGAGTCggacagaaacacaaacaaccagACGGAGTCggacagaaacacaaacaaccagACGGAGTCggacagaaacacaaacaaccagACGGAGTCggacagaaacacaaacaaccagACGGAGTCggacagaaacacaaacaaccagACGGAGTCggacagaaacacaaacaaccagACGGAGTCggacagaaacacaaacaaccagACGGAGTCggacagaaacacaaacaaccagACGGAGTCggacagaaacacaaacaaccagACGGAGTCggacagaaacacaaacaaccagACGGACTCggacagaaacacaaacaaccagACGGAGTCggacagaaacacaaacaaccagACGGAGTCggacagaaacacaaacaaccagACGGAGTCggacagaaacacaaacaaccagACGGAGTCggacagaaacacaaacaaccagACGGAGTCggacagaaacacaaacaaccagACGGAGTCggacagaaacacaaacaaccagACGGACTCAGACAGAAGCACACACGTCAATGACTCTAGTCAGTAA
- the LOC117342554 gene encoding tubulin beta-4B chain-like, translating to MREIVHLQAGQCGNQIGAKFWEVISDEHGIDPTGTYHGDSDLQLERINVYFNEATGGKYVPRAVLVDLEPGTMDSVRSGPFGQIFRPDNFVFGQSGAGNNWAKGHYTEGAELVDSVLDVVRKEAESCDCLQGFQLTHSLGGGTGSGMGTLLISKIREEYPDRIMNTFSVVPSPKVSDTVVEPYNATLSVHQLVENTDETYCIDNEALYDICFRTLKLTTPTYGDLNHLVSATMSGVTTCLRFPGQLNADLRKLAVNMVPFPRLHFFMPGFAPLTSRGSQQYRALTVPELTQQMFDAKNMMAACDPRHGRYLTVAAMFRGRMSMKEVDEQMLNVQNKNSSYFVEWIPNNVKTAVCDIPPRGLKMSGTFVGNSTAIQELFKRVSEQFTAMFRRKAFLHWYTGEGMDEMEFTEAESNMNDLVSEYQQYQDATAEEEGEFDEEEEEGGADQYQT from the exons ATGAGGGAAATTGTACATCTCCAGGCTGGACAGTGCGGTAACCAGATCGGTGCTAAG TTCTGGGAAGTTATTTCTGATGAACACGGAATTGACCCCACCGGTACATACCACGGAGATTCCGACCTTCAGTTGGAGAGGATCAACGTGTACTTCAACGAAGCTACCG GAGGCAAATATGTTCCCCGCGCTGTCTTGGTTGATTTGGAGCCCGGAACCATGGACTCTGTCAGATCTGGTCCTTTTGGACAAATCTTCAGACCAGACAACTTTGTGTTCGGACAGAGTGGTGCTGGAAACAACTGGGCTAAGGGACATTACACAGAAGGTGCTGAGCTCGTAGACTCTGTTCTTGATGTGGTACGAAAGGAAGCAGAAAGCTGTGACTGCCTTCAGGGATTCCAGCTTACACATTCTCTTGGTGGTGGTACCGGATCCGGAATGGGAACCCTCCTCATCTCCAAAATCCGTGAAGAATACCCCGACAGGATCATGAACACATTCTCTGTTGTACCATCACCAAAG GTATCTGACACCGTGGTCGAACCATACAACGCCACCCTCTCCGTCCACCAGCTTGTTGAGAACACAGATGAGACCTACTGTATCGACAACGAGGCTCTCTACGACATCTGCTTCCGTACTCTCAAACTGACCACACCCACATACGGTGACTTGAACCATCTCGTCTCCGCCACCATGTCCGGAGTCACCACCTGTCTCCGATTCCCCGGTCAACTGAACGCCGATCTCCGTAAATTGGCTGTCAACATGGTTCCCTTCCCCCGTCTCCATTTCTTCATGCCTGGTTTCGCTCCTCTTACATCTCGTGGTAGCCAGCAGTATAGGGCTCTTACCGTCCCAGAGCTGACCCAACAGATGTTCGACGCCAAGAACATGATGGCTGCATGTGATCCTCGTCACGGACGTTATCTGACCGTCGCCGCCATGTTCCGTGGACGTATGTCCATGAAGGAGGTTGATGAACAGATGTTGAATGTCCAGAACAAGAACAGTAGCTACTTCGTTGAATGGATTCCCAACAACGTCAAGACCGCCGTCTGTGACATCCCACCACGTGGTCTTAAGATGTCTGGTACCTTCGTTGGTAACAGCACCGCCATCCAGGAGCTCTTCAAGCGTGTATCCGAGCAGTTCACCGCTATGTTCCGTCGTAAGGCTTTCTTGCATTGGTACACTGGTGAGGGTATGGACGAGATGGAGTTCACAGAGGCCGAATCCAACATGAACGACTTGGTATCCGAGTACCAACAGTACCAGGATGCCACAGCTGAGGAGGAGGGAGAGTTCGACGAGGAGGAAGAGGAAGGTGGCGCCGACCAATATCAGACGTAA